From Nerophis lumbriciformis linkage group LG09, RoL_Nlum_v2.1, whole genome shotgun sequence, one genomic window encodes:
- the puraa gene encoding purine-rich element binding protein Aa, with translation MADRDSGSEQGGAATGPGFGSMHATAGGAGSASGLQHETQELASKRVDIQNKRFYLDVKQNAKGRFLKIAEVGAGGNKSRLTLSMSVAVEFRDYLGDFIEHYAQLGPSNPGMVQDEPRRALKSEFLVRENRKYYMDLKENQRGRFLRIRQTVNRGPGLGSTQGQTIALPAQGLIEFRDALAKLIDDYGVDEEPAELPEGSSLTVDNKRFFFDVGSNKYGVFMRVSEVKPTYRNSITVPYKVWAKFGSTFCKYADEMKKIQERQREKRACELQQQQQQQQEEVQADDGDED, from the coding sequence ATGGCGGACAGAGACAGTGGAAGTGAGCAGGGAGGAGCAGCCACGGGCCCAGGCTTCGGTTCCATGCACGCCACAGCGGGAGGGGCGGGCTCGGCTTCCGGCCTCCAGCACGAGACCCAGGAGCTGGCGTCCAAGCGAGTTGACATCCAAAACAAACGCTTCTACTTGGACGTCAAGCAGAACGCCAAAGGCCGCTTCTTGAAGATAGCCGAAGTCGGGGCCGGTGGCAACAAGAGCCGCCTCACGCTGTCTATGTCGGTGGCGGTCGAGTTCCGCGACTACTTGGGGGACTTCATCGAACACTACGCCCAGTTGGGTCCCAGCAACCCGGGCATGGTGCAGGATGAGCCGCGGCGGGCCCTGAAAAGCGAGTTCCTAGTGCGGGAGAATCGGAAGTACTACATGGACCTGAAAGAGAACCAGCGGGGACGCTTCTTGAGGATCCGGCAGACCGTGAACAGGGGGCCCGGCTTGGGGTCCACGCAGGGCCAGACCATCGCGCTCCCGGCGCAGGGACTTATCGAGTTCCGCGACGCTTTGGCCAAACTTATTGACGATTACGGCGTGGACGAGGAGCCCGCGGAGCTGCCGGAGGGCTCGTCGTTGACTGTGGACAACAAGCGCTTCTTCTTCGACGTGGGCTCCAACAAGTACGGCGTGTTCATGCGGGTGAGCGAGGTCAAGCCCACCTACCGCAACTCCATCACGGTGCCCTACAAAGTTTGGGCCAAATTCGGGAGTACATTCTGCAAGTACGCCGACGAGATGAAGAAGATCCAGGAGAGGCAGCGGGAGAAGCGAGCGTGCGagctgcagcagcagcagcagcagcagcaagagGAGGTGCAGGCGGATGATGGAGACGAGGATTGA